The Blautia obeum ATCC 29174 region GCGGCTGTCAACCACAGACAGAAGAAGATGGGATACAATGCGGCAGAAGAACTGTACAAACGTGTACAGGCTAATATTGCACGTAAGCGTGAAAGCTGATAAAATATTTTTTTATAAAAACAAAAACGACTGGCAAACAGGGAAAGGTGGATGAAAATGGGTTCATATTGTTTTGGGATTGATGTAGGGGGGACAACCGTAAAATGCGGTCTTTTCCAGACAGACGGTAATCTTGTTGACAAATGGGAGATTCCAACAAGAACAGAAAATAAAGGCGAAAACATTCTTCCGGATGTGGCAAAGGCTATTCAAGAAAAAATGGTAGAAAAAGGTATTGAGAAAGCTGATGTGGAAGGCGTTGGAATCGGAATTCCGGGACCGATCAATTCTAAAGGGGAAGCTGCATGTGCGGTAAATCTTTACTGGGGATTTACACCGGTAGCACAGATCCTTCATGATCTGACAGGACTTAAAGCATGTGCAGGAAATGATGCCAATGTTGCTGCTCTGGGAGAAGCGTGGAAAGGTGCAGCTGCCGGCTCTGATAATGTCATCATGGTGACACTTGGTACAGGTGTGGGTGGCGGAATCATTGTAGATGGCAAAATCGTTGCCGGAACACATGGTGCCGGTGGTGAAATCGGCCATGTGCTGGTTGTACGTGGCGAAGCAGAAAAATGTAACTGCGGCAATCATGGATGTCTGGAACAGTATGCATCTGCTACCGGAATCGTACGTGTGGCAGGAAGAATGCTTGCTGCATCTGAAGAAGACAGTACTCTTCGCGGACTCCAGAACATCACAGCAAAAGATGTCCTTGATGCATTCAAGGAAGGTGATGCACTTGCAGTGCGTATCATGGAATATGTAGGAGATCTTCTTGGTGGAGCACTTGCTGGTTTTGCAGCAGTTGTTGATCCGGAAGCAATCGTAATCGGTGGAGGGGTATCCAAGGCCGGACAGCCACTGATTGACTGCATTCAGAAATATTATATGAAATATGCATTTCCATCCTGCAAAGATACACAGATTGTTCTTGCAACACTTGGAAATGACGCTGGGATCTGCGGCGCAGCTAAAATGGTTCTTTAAGAATAACATTCTGAGAATAAAAGATCGTAAAATAAGAGATAAATACATAGAAGAAGCTTTCTATAAAAGGGAAGCTTCTTTTTTAATGTCAAAAATGTGAAGTTTTTATTTAGGGCTTTATTTACGAATTCTTATTTGTTATAATAAAACGGACTATTAAGGAGGAAAACCATGAATTACGGAAAAAAATCAGTCTCAAAGAAGCGAAATTCGCTGATTTCCCGTACTGCCATGATGGGAAAAAGAGCGCATGTTTCGTTGATCAGAGTCCTGTTTGTTGCTTTGATCACAATTTGCGTGGTTATAGGATGTACGGGAATCGGGGCTTTTCGAGGAATAATAGACAATGCACCGGATGCGAATGATATTGATATATCACCTCTGGGATATGCGACTTTTTTGTACGACGGGGACGGCAATCAGCTTCGTAAACTGACAGCACCAAGTTCCAACCGACTTCCGGTTTCCATAGACCAGATCCCGCTGGATCTTCAGCATGCAGTCGTGGCAATTGAAGATGAGCGTTTTTATGAGCATAATGGAATTGACGTAAGAGGTATTCTCCGTGCGTTTGTAAAGAATATCACATCTGGAGACCTTTCAGAAGGTGCCAGTACTATTACACAGCAGCTGCTTAAAAATAATGTATTTACGAACTGGACACAGGAATCAACCTGGCTGGAGCGTTTTACGCGTAAGATCCAGGAACAGTATCTTGCTGTTGAGGTCGAGAAGAACATCAATAACAAAAATGTAATTCTTGAAAACTATCTGAATACAATCAACCTGGGAGCCGGCACTTATGGCGTTCAGGCAGCGGCACACAAATATTTTGACAAAGATGTCTGGGATCTGAATCTTTCAGAATGTGCGACTCTGGCAGGAATCACACAGAATCCGACACAGTATAATCCAATTGAGCATCCGGAAGCAAACGCCAAAAGACGTAAAGAAGTTCTGGACCATATGCTGGATCAGGGATACATTACACAGGAACAGTATGATCAGGTGATCAATGATGACGTATATTCGGGTATTCAGGCAGCACAGGTTTTGAACTCCGAAACAGAAAATACGGTTTATTCTTACTTCGAGGATGAACTGATCGATCAGGTGGTCAATGACCTGATGAATATTAAAGGTTATACCCGCACACAGGCACAGAATCTTGTGTACAGCGGTGGATTGAGTATTTATACAACACAGGATGCACGAATCCAGAGCATCCTCGATGAAGAATATGCAGATCCATCCAATTATCCGGATTATGTACAGTATGCACTGGATTATGCACTGACAGTCAAGAATCCACAGGGTGAAGAAGTAAACTACAGTAAAGAAATGCTGAAACTTTATTTTCAGAATGAGGATCCGGAATTTGACCTTCTGTTTGATTCGCAGGAAGAAGGACAGGAATATGTGGATCGTTATAAAGCAAGTATTCTTGCGGATGGCAGCACAGTTGTAGCTGAGCGTGTAAGCTTTGCACCACAGCCGCAGTCTTCAATGAGTGTTATTGATCAGCATACTGGTTATGTTAAGGCCATTATTGGTGGTCGTGGAGAAAAGACAGCCAGTCTGACTCTGAACCGAGCGACAGATACGACCAGACAGCCAGGTTCTACATTTAAGATTCTTTCCACGTATGCACCAGCTCTCAATGAGAAGGGAATGACACTTGCAACAACGTTTGAAGATGAACCTTACAACTATCCGGATGGATCTCCGGTCAATAATGCTTCCAAGAGTTATGGTGGAACAACGACGATCCGAAAGGCAATTCAGAATTCCGTTAACGTTGTGGCAGTAAAATGTCTGGAAGAGGTTACTCCACAGCT contains the following coding sequences:
- a CDS encoding transglycosylase domain-containing protein, producing the protein MNYGKKSVSKKRNSLISRTAMMGKRAHVSLIRVLFVALITICVVIGCTGIGAFRGIIDNAPDANDIDISPLGYATFLYDGDGNQLRKLTAPSSNRLPVSIDQIPLDLQHAVVAIEDERFYEHNGIDVRGILRAFVKNITSGDLSEGASTITQQLLKNNVFTNWTQESTWLERFTRKIQEQYLAVEVEKNINNKNVILENYLNTINLGAGTYGVQAAAHKYFDKDVWDLNLSECATLAGITQNPTQYNPIEHPEANAKRRKEVLDHMLDQGYITQEQYDQVINDDVYSGIQAAQVLNSETENTVYSYFEDELIDQVVNDLMNIKGYTRTQAQNLVYSGGLSIYTTQDARIQSILDEEYADPSNYPDYVQYALDYALTVKNPQGEEVNYSKEMLKLYFQNEDPEFDLLFDSQEEGQEYVDRYKASILADGSTVVAERVSFAPQPQSSMSVIDQHTGYVKAIIGGRGEKTASLTLNRATDTTRQPGSTFKILSTYAPALNEKGMTLATTFEDEPYNYPDGSPVNNASKSYGGTTTIRKAIQNSVNVVAVKCLEEVTPQLGLQYLDNFGFTTLAHGTEADRDANGTVWTDANLPLALGGLTHGVTNVELCAAYAAIANSGNYIEPIYYTKILDHNGNVLIEKNSAGRSVIKESTAWLLTSAMEDVVTQGTGTACQLDNMTVAGKTGTTDAYNDLWFVGYTPYYTCAVWSGYDNNEKLPEDARNFHKNLWKKVMTRIHEGLEDRDFDMPASVDKISVCEETGLLPRAGCPVITEYFDIGDIPTDYCDQHFYGDDESGMQEYTTEEEIYNPEPTPDPNNPNGDNTGDNTGDNTGDNTGDNTGDNTGDNTGGNTGDNTGDNTGDNAGDTGGGDAGGGDTGGGDTGGDTGGGDAGYTEE
- a CDS encoding ROK family glucokinase, giving the protein MGSYCFGIDVGGTTVKCGLFQTDGNLVDKWEIPTRTENKGENILPDVAKAIQEKMVEKGIEKADVEGVGIGIPGPINSKGEAACAVNLYWGFTPVAQILHDLTGLKACAGNDANVAALGEAWKGAAAGSDNVIMVTLGTGVGGGIIVDGKIVAGTHGAGGEIGHVLVVRGEAEKCNCGNHGCLEQYASATGIVRVAGRMLAASEEDSTLRGLQNITAKDVLDAFKEGDALAVRIMEYVGDLLGGALAGFAAVVDPEAIVIGGGVSKAGQPLIDCIQKYYMKYAFPSCKDTQIVLATLGNDAGICGAAKMVL